From a region of the Planctomycetota bacterium genome:
- a CDS encoding zinc-dependent metalloprotease: MTHAKISRACRAVLAATALLAVTAPMSMPASAQEAPADATTEGELELTAAEVQALMAARRGATTSSSSGYTAFEKVIEGLKLVEAPEGTRGLFKLYRPAGNDAKSPSKLIAAIPPSLFGKDLLLAASVSAGPLAGYQWNDYLVRFERRGRNVVLVVPDLSQVSDDKRKPVAESVERTYTPRILASMPIQSVTGSGELAVDLSALTGAIPVPGATGPLRKDLSRYTTVKVFPENVLITAELAYGRGAGATTTGMSYAFRQLPNLNTRDRYRPRLADERVGYFLTVKQDWSSGYDDRDLTDRYINRWRLEKLDPSLEMSPPKEPIVFYIENTVPVQWRRYVRDGVEEWNKAFEKVGIVGAIEVRQQTDTAYADIDPEDARYNFIRWIVTGRAFAMGPSRVDPRTGQILDADIIFDDSMLRYFSEDLDLLGPKTMLADMGPEFLTFLDENPAFMPQGVTEADVHAAMRSTNLKWQTTAGSNFATNVDPNAQREALNQVHDMLGTSGCDHGCSHPVVASRNHADHAGCNYATGVRQQLAMTHWLNLSSRFAAVTPPMPKGAPTTKPGAATAKDSGDAGDGGAIVSDPVAEVEEEVTQASASAETTMEEVTQEKAEAKTAEVVKREKVKLPEKFLGLVLKDVVAHEVGHTIGLRHNFKASAWLSLDEIKERRGDADKPLVASVMDYNPMVFFAGDDPSDLETFSTSVIGPYDYWAVEYGYTIANPRQEKQVTAQIAAKSGKRELAYATDEDTTGLASPDPFVNRYDLGDDPIAFAKARAELADYLMEDLREWALEKNSTNDELRDVFRSLFFEKIRNANFVARMVGGQKFSRTRFGETLDGGDEPGLTLIDPDAQREAIAYLDETLFNDEFFAVETELWNDLVPSRQPTVGSWAGSRIDFPVHQTILNAQNRALSTLVNPTILQRVYDAELKTTEDDKFTAAELITSVTEAVWGEIGSEELSSIDRNLQSQHLDYLTAMAMSEPGRLMAADLRNMVRYQLRMLAKDMDEAIAEGDLDMATAAHYAESKSTIERALEAPMVDVAGGGQTIIMMGREASK, translated from the coding sequence ATGACCCACGCCAAAATCTCCCGTGCGTGCCGCGCAGTACTTGCTGCGACGGCCCTACTTGCCGTCACCGCCCCGATGTCGATGCCGGCCAGCGCACAGGAAGCGCCCGCCGACGCAACGACCGAGGGCGAACTGGAACTGACCGCCGCCGAAGTGCAGGCCCTGATGGCCGCCCGCCGCGGCGCGACCACTTCGTCAAGCAGCGGCTACACAGCCTTCGAAAAGGTCATCGAAGGCCTCAAGCTCGTCGAAGCGCCCGAAGGCACGCGCGGTTTGTTCAAGCTCTACCGCCCCGCCGGCAACGACGCGAAAAGCCCGTCCAAGCTCATCGCCGCCATCCCACCGTCGCTGTTCGGCAAGGACCTACTGCTTGCCGCGAGCGTCTCGGCAGGACCGTTGGCCGGGTACCAGTGGAACGACTACCTCGTCCGTTTCGAACGGCGTGGCCGCAACGTCGTGCTCGTCGTTCCTGACCTCTCGCAGGTCTCCGACGACAAGCGCAAGCCCGTCGCCGAGTCGGTCGAGCGCACCTACACGCCACGCATCCTCGCGAGCATGCCGATCCAGAGCGTGACCGGCTCGGGCGAGTTGGCCGTCGATCTTTCGGCCCTGACCGGCGCGATCCCCGTCCCCGGCGCGACCGGCCCGCTCCGCAAGGACCTCTCGCGCTACACGACGGTCAAGGTCTTCCCCGAGAACGTGCTCATCACCGCCGAACTCGCCTACGGCCGCGGTGCCGGCGCGACGACCACCGGCATGAGCTACGCCTTCCGCCAGCTCCCGAACCTCAACACCCGCGACCGCTACCGCCCACGTCTCGCCGATGAACGCGTCGGCTACTTCCTGACCGTCAAGCAGGACTGGTCCAGCGGCTACGACGACCGCGACCTCACCGATCGCTACATCAACCGCTGGCGTCTCGAGAAGCTCGACCCGAGCCTCGAGATGAGCCCGCCCAAGGAACCGATCGTCTTCTACATCGAGAACACCGTCCCGGTGCAGTGGCGCCGGTACGTCCGTGACGGCGTAGAGGAGTGGAACAAGGCGTTCGAGAAGGTCGGCATCGTCGGCGCGATCGAAGTCCGCCAGCAAACCGACACCGCCTACGCCGACATCGACCCCGAGGACGCCCGGTACAACTTCATCCGCTGGATCGTGACCGGCCGTGCCTTCGCGATGGGACCGAGTCGGGTTGACCCGCGGACCGGGCAGATTCTCGACGCCGACATCATCTTCGACGATTCGATGCTCCGCTACTTCAGCGAAGACCTCGACCTGCTCGGCCCCAAGACGATGCTCGCGGACATGGGCCCGGAGTTCCTCACGTTCCTCGACGAGAACCCGGCCTTCATGCCCCAGGGCGTGACCGAGGCGGATGTCCACGCCGCGATGCGTTCGACCAACCTCAAATGGCAAACGACGGCCGGCAGCAACTTCGCCACCAACGTCGACCCCAACGCGCAGCGTGAAGCGCTGAACCAAGTTCACGACATGCTCGGCACCAGCGGTTGCGATCACGGCTGTTCACATCCCGTCGTCGCCAGCCGCAACCACGCCGACCACGCCGGCTGCAACTATGCCACCGGCGTCCGCCAGCAGCTTGCGATGACCCACTGGCTGAACCTGTCGAGCCGATTCGCGGCCGTCACGCCGCCGATGCCCAAGGGCGCCCCGACGACCAAGCCCGGTGCCGCGACCGCCAAGGACTCCGGCGATGCCGGTGATGGTGGCGCGATCGTCAGCGACCCGGTCGCCGAGGTCGAGGAAGAAGTGACCCAGGCCAGCGCGTCCGCCGAGACGACGATGGAAGAAGTCACCCAAGAAAAGGCCGAAGCCAAGACGGCCGAAGTTGTCAAGCGTGAGAAGGTCAAGCTGCCCGAGAAGTTCTTGGGCTTGGTGCTCAAGGATGTCGTCGCCCACGAGGTCGGTCACACCATCGGCCTGCGGCACAACTTCAAGGCCTCGGCCTGGCTAAGCCTCGACGAGATCAAGGAGCGCCGCGGCGACGCCGACAAGCCACTGGTCGCGTCCGTCATGGACTACAACCCGATGGTCTTCTTCGCCGGCGATGATCCGAGCGACCTGGAAACCTTCTCGACGTCCGTGATCGGCCCCTACGACTACTGGGCCGTCGAGTACGGTTACACCATCGCCAACCCGCGTCAGGAGAAGCAGGTCACCGCGCAGATCGCCGCCAAGAGTGGCAAGCGTGAGCTGGCCTACGCGACCGACGAGGACACGACCGGCCTCGCCAGCCCCGACCCGTTCGTCAACCGCTACGACCTCGGCGACGACCCGATCGCCTTCGCCAAGGCCCGTGCCGAGTTGGCCGACTACCTCATGGAGGACCTGCGTGAGTGGGCCCTCGAAAAGAATTCGACCAACGACGAGCTGCGTGACGTGTTCCGCTCGCTGTTCTTCGAGAAGATCCGCAACGCCAACTTCGTCGCCCGCATGGTGGGTGGCCAGAAGTTCAGCCGCACCCGCTTCGGCGAGACCCTCGACGGCGGCGACGAGCCGGGCCTGACGCTGATCGACCCCGATGCCCAGCGCGAGGCGATCGCTTACCTCGACGAGACGCTGTTCAACGACGAGTTCTTCGCGGTCGAGACCGAGCTGTGGAACGACCTGGTACCGAGCCGACAGCCGACCGTCGGCAGCTGGGCCGGCAGCCGGATCGACTTCCCGGTCCACCAGACGATCCTCAACGCCCAGAACCGCGCACTGTCGACGCTCGTCAACCCGACGATCCTGCAGCGGGTCTACGACGCGGAACTCAAAACGACCGAGGACGACAAGTTCACCGCGGCCGAGTTGATCACTTCCGTGACCGAGGCGGTCTGGGGCGAGATCGGCAGCGAAGAACTGTCGAGCATCGACCGCAACCTCCAGAGCCAGCACCTGGACTACCTCACGGCCATGGCCATGAGCGAGCCGGGCCGGCTGATGGCGGCCGACCTCCGCAACATGGTCCGCTACCAACTCCGCATGCTCGCCAAGGACATGGATGAGGCCATCGCTGAAGGCGACCTCGACATGGCCACCGCTGCGCACTACGCCGAGAGCAAGTCCACTATCGAACGTGCCCTCGAGGCCCCGATGGTCGACGTCGCCGGCGGCGGTCAGACCATCATCATGATGGGCCGCGAAGCGTCGAAGTAA
- a CDS encoding ABC transporter ATP-binding protein — translation MHRDRSKERTRPFPTLFRHFIGFLRGQRLRLGLALVVLAVTTLLNLAPLAAPKPILDVVIGDAPIPPAFLRWAPWLEFMSKENLLLLIALGSAAAALFAVLLQTVGRWTATKVATRTKITVRRKLYDHVVQLPLHRVYAIKSGGISSILRDDANGVGDLVFQMIYNPFQAIVQLSATLVVLLLVDWRLLIGAVALLPMVWVSNRMWVTRIRPHWRDIRKTRQGIDARTTETFGGMRVVRAFGRRRSETAGYTTDSNFMARQELHNWWWMRSIEAMWSILIPMATSLLLYFGGWLVLDGQLSVGDLVLFIAFLAAMLGPIATLANSATGFQTSLAGLDRTLDLLGEDAEFHDTPSTKCLQRENVAGHVVIDDLHFRYPADFGEDANKEVLKGINLDIAAGETVAFVGPSGAGKTTLCNLIARFYDPTGGCITLDGHDLREINVESFRNLLAIVEQDTFLFDGTIAENIAYANRDATLEQIQEAARQANADRFIEELPYGYRTYVGERGVKLSGGQRQRLTIARAILADPKLLILDEATSNLDTQSERLIQQSLTKLMEGRTSFVIAHRLSTIRDADRIVVIDNGEIIEQGCHDELMQRSGHYQKMVTLQTAPAVELTQKR, via the coding sequence ATGCACCGGGACCGGTCCAAGGAACGCACCCGACCGTTCCCCACGCTCTTCCGCCACTTCATCGGATTTCTCCGCGGCCAGCGGCTTCGGCTCGGACTGGCGCTCGTCGTTCTCGCGGTCACGACCCTGCTCAACCTCGCACCGCTTGCCGCGCCCAAGCCGATCCTCGACGTGGTCATCGGCGATGCGCCGATCCCGCCGGCGTTTCTCCGCTGGGCACCGTGGCTCGAATTCATGAGCAAGGAGAACCTGCTCTTACTCATCGCGCTCGGCTCGGCGGCAGCGGCACTGTTCGCGGTACTGTTGCAGACCGTCGGCCGATGGACCGCGACCAAGGTCGCCACGCGCACCAAGATCACCGTCCGGCGCAAGCTCTACGACCACGTCGTGCAACTCCCACTGCACCGCGTCTACGCCATCAAGTCCGGGGGCATCTCCTCGATCCTCCGCGATGACGCCAACGGTGTCGGTGATCTGGTTTTCCAGATGATCTACAACCCGTTCCAAGCGATCGTCCAACTCTCGGCAACGCTGGTGGTGCTGTTGCTCGTCGACTGGCGGCTGTTGATCGGGGCGGTCGCACTGCTGCCGATGGTGTGGGTGAGCAACCGCATGTGGGTGACGCGCATCCGCCCGCACTGGCGCGACATCCGCAAAACCCGCCAAGGCATCGACGCGCGGACCACCGAAACCTTCGGCGGCATGCGGGTCGTCCGGGCGTTCGGCCGACGCCGCTCGGAAACCGCCGGCTACACCACCGACTCCAACTTCATGGCCCGCCAGGAGCTGCACAACTGGTGGTGGATGCGGTCCATCGAAGCGATGTGGTCCATCCTCATCCCGATGGCCACGTCGCTACTGCTGTACTTCGGCGGCTGGCTAGTGCTCGATGGTCAGCTCTCGGTCGGCGACCTCGTGCTCTTCATCGCATTCCTCGCCGCGATGCTCGGACCGATCGCGACGCTCGCCAACTCCGCCACCGGCTTCCAGACCTCACTCGCGGGGCTGGATCGGACGCTCGACCTTCTGGGCGAAGACGCCGAGTTCCACGACACACCCAGCACGAAGTGCCTGCAACGCGAGAATGTTGCCGGGCATGTCGTGATTGACGACTTGCACTTCCGCTACCCCGCCGACTTCGGCGAGGATGCGAACAAGGAGGTGCTCAAGGGCATCAACCTCGACATCGCCGCCGGCGAGACCGTTGCCTTCGTCGGCCCGTCGGGCGCGGGCAAGACCACGCTCTGCAACCTGATTGCGCGGTTCTACGACCCGACCGGCGGATGCATCACGCTTGATGGCCATGACCTGCGCGAGATCAACGTCGAGAGCTTCCGCAACCTGCTTGCGATCGTCGAACAGGACACTTTCCTCTTCGACGGCACCATCGCCGAGAACATCGCCTATGCCAACCGTGACGCCACCCTCGAGCAGATCCAGGAAGCCGCCCGCCAAGCCAACGCCGACAGGTTCATCGAGGAACTGCCCTACGGCTACCGCACCTACGTCGGTGAACGTGGCGTCAAACTTTCCGGCGGTCAACGTCAGCGACTCACCATCGCTCGTGCCATCCTCGCCGATCCGAAACTACTCATCCTTGACGAAGCCACGAGCAACCTCGACACGCAAAGCGAACGCCTCATTCAGCAATCGCTCACCAAGCTCATGGAGGGCCGCACCAGCTTCGTCATCGCCCACCGCCTGAGCACCATCCGCGACGCCGACCGCATCGTCGTGATCGACAACGGCGAGATCATCGAGCAAGGCTGCCACGACGAGCTCATGCAACGATCCGGCCACTACCAGAAAATGGTCACACTCCAAACCGCCCCGGCGGTCGAGTTGACGCAGAAACGCTGA
- a CDS encoding amino acid permease encodes MTEAASPDANTTGAKKSKMAKTLGLWDVYAISTGAMFSAGFFLLPGLATAYSGPSTYLSYFLAGLLMIPALLSIAELSTALPRAGGSYYFLDRALGPAVGTIGGIGTWLALVLKSGFALLGMGAYLAITPYIKEFIPGDEADRLIAIKALAVALTVVFTGLNIFGAKESAKLQGILVIVLLGVLAFFVAQGLLHVFFELPEGQLREQNTPFFHQEYGLGGMFSTIGLVFVSYAGLTKVASVSEEVKRPDRNLPLGMILSLITATSVYVLGVFIMVAVLNPDELRSDLTPVATAADAFFDWLPYPAGLILIVLAALAAFASTGNAGIMAASRYPFAMSRDRLIPPVFEKLGRFKTPVPAILVTSGAMIFFIIVLDAEGVAKAASVFNLLVFMLINLAVIVMRESHITGYDPGFRSPLYPWTQILGTLICGWLVYQIGGAAIIITLGVVIASALWYYYYAQKRVERDGAIYHWFERLGQRRYDDIETEFREILKEKGARATDPFDATVARAKVVELEPDDELDVWIEKSADALAPLLPISRERIIEEFEDSAHRGPAVIEHGAMLPHFRLPEIERTRLVLARSRTGIQINGRQIHAAFFLVSPDDKPAQHLRVLGQLAAKIEDETFLERWLKAKDVLEIKEVLLREEQFLAIHLEPGTPAGDLINQPLMNANLPEGTLVAMVRRKDNVFVPRGKTVLRDQDRLTIIGDLEGIRKTSKRFFAKAGSNGDPASSKNGDAGAGKSEDVPAADPQDKS; translated from the coding sequence ATGACTGAAGCTGCCTCGCCCGACGCCAACACGACAGGGGCCAAGAAATCCAAGATGGCCAAGACGCTTGGCTTGTGGGATGTCTATGCGATCAGCACCGGCGCGATGTTCAGTGCCGGCTTCTTCCTGCTGCCCGGCCTGGCCACCGCGTACTCCGGGCCCAGCACCTACCTGTCGTACTTCCTCGCCGGCCTGTTGATGATCCCGGCGTTGTTGAGCATCGCGGAACTTTCCACGGCGTTGCCGAGGGCCGGCGGTTCGTATTACTTCCTCGACCGCGCGCTCGGGCCGGCGGTCGGCACGATCGGCGGCATCGGCACCTGGCTGGCACTTGTGCTCAAGTCCGGCTTCGCCCTGCTCGGCATGGGCGCGTATCTCGCGATCACGCCATACATCAAGGAGTTCATTCCAGGTGATGAGGCCGACCGGCTCATCGCCATTAAGGCGCTCGCCGTGGCGCTCACGGTGGTCTTCACCGGGCTCAACATTTTCGGTGCCAAGGAGTCGGCCAAGCTGCAGGGCATCCTCGTCATCGTGCTGTTGGGCGTACTCGCATTTTTCGTCGCGCAGGGCTTGCTGCACGTCTTCTTCGAACTGCCCGAAGGTCAGTTGCGTGAGCAAAACACACCGTTCTTCCACCAGGAGTACGGGCTCGGCGGGATGTTCAGCACGATCGGCTTGGTCTTTGTCTCGTACGCGGGTCTGACGAAAGTGGCGAGCGTCAGTGAGGAGGTGAAACGCCCCGATCGCAATCTGCCTTTGGGCATGATCCTCTCGCTCATCACGGCGACGAGTGTCTACGTGCTGGGCGTGTTCATCATGGTCGCGGTGCTCAACCCCGACGAGTTGCGTAGCGACCTGACACCGGTGGCGACCGCGGCCGACGCGTTCTTTGACTGGCTGCCGTACCCGGCCGGATTGATCCTGATTGTGCTTGCGGCGTTGGCGGCGTTCGCGTCGACGGGCAACGCCGGCATCATGGCCGCGAGCCGGTACCCGTTTGCCATGTCGCGTGACCGGCTGATCCCGCCGGTGTTCGAGAAGCTGGGCCGATTCAAGACGCCGGTGCCGGCGATCCTGGTCACAAGCGGGGCGATGATCTTCTTCATCATCGTCCTTGACGCTGAGGGCGTGGCCAAGGCCGCGAGCGTGTTTAACTTGCTGGTGTTCATGCTCATCAACCTCGCGGTCATCGTGATGCGCGAGAGCCACATCACCGGCTACGACCCGGGCTTCCGCTCGCCGCTGTACCCGTGGACGCAAATCCTCGGCACGCTCATCTGCGGCTGGCTCGTCTACCAGATCGGCGGGGCGGCGATCATCATCACGCTCGGCGTCGTGATCGCGTCGGCGCTCTGGTACTACTACTACGCCCAGAAGCGTGTCGAGCGCGACGGGGCCATCTACCACTGGTTCGAGCGACTCGGGCAGCGGCGTTATGACGATATCGAGACCGAGTTCCGCGAGATCCTCAAGGAGAAAGGTGCCCGCGCCACCGACCCGTTCGACGCGACCGTGGCTCGGGCGAAGGTGGTCGAGCTCGAACCCGACGACGAACTCGATGTTTGGATCGAGAAGTCCGCCGACGCGCTCGCGCCGCTGCTGCCGATCAGCCGCGAAAGGATCATCGAGGAGTTCGAGGACTCGGCCCATCGCGGGCCGGCGGTCATCGAGCACGGTGCGATGCTCCCGCACTTCCGATTGCCCGAGATCGAGCGGACGAGGCTCGTCCTGGCTCGAAGTCGCACGGGCATCCAGATCAACGGCCGACAGATCCACGCTGCCTTCTTCCTCGTGAGCCCCGATGACAAGCCCGCCCAGCACCTGCGAGTCCTCGGGCAACTCGCCGCGAAGATCGAGGATGAGACCTTCCTCGAGCGTTGGCTCAAGGCCAAGGATGTGTTGGAGATCAAGGAAGTCCTGCTACGCGAGGAGCAGTTCCTCGCGATCCACCTCGAGCCCGGAACGCCCGCCGGCGACCTGATCAACCAGCCGCTCATGAATGCGAACCTGCCCGAGGGCACGCTGGTGGCCATGGTCCGACGCAAGGACAACGTCTTTGTTCCTCGCGGCAAGACCGTCCTCCGCGACCAGGACCGCCTCACCATCATCGGCGACCTCGAAGGCATCCGCAAAACCAGCAAGCGGTTCTTCGCCAAGGCCGGCAGCAACGGTGACCCGGCCTCAAGTAAGAACGGTGATGCGGGGGCCGGCAAGTCCGAGGACGTTCCCGCCGCGGACCCACAGGACAAGTCGTAA
- a CDS encoding carbohydrate binding domain-containing protein, whose translation MFVVAVLLVVPVYAQHSPVEEDWFEFVIPTLADAGTTGTPIDLSVLNTKPAGGNGFLRSDDQGRIVDGAGNVVRLFGTNICDWHAMPPKELAPRIADRLAQLGVNFIRLHYYDWTFAPEGILAKDGTTADPGKLDQLHKLVAELKWAGIYVDINLHVARRIPGTPESWPNAMSKGIDRVVPALIEDQKRFAESVLLPVNPYTGLALIADPAVAVIEINNENSLMAGWWTMLGGLPAEVGEPLRVRWNDWIARRYDGTEALRMAWNTGLTPRGANVLRNGDLVAGMDGWDLEAGGGAVATADVADGVLTWAATQPGANEWSHQLHQTSLPVEHGKDYVLRFRARRVAGDGDPRVRLMHQQAPWNSVSSSVPLRLTRAWQTFELSWRIDNPSGTPVRLSFDLLNQPMTVELAEISLAPGALPGLREGESLEARNIPMPGVSGNGNALADFRRFCMELELEYTAEMVRFLREDLGAQAMLLDTQVNYGGGVGLVRERTLTDIDDLHGYPTHPQDVTGPDGVRTWRVEHKSFVGEAFENLPGIARWQAPDRPLFLTEFDMNPPSPYSAEIYPMLAVMSAYQGWDAIGEYAWLNFQTTYEPTASAHPFHTSGVTHQVAFMPTAALLYRNGLVREAQSSATLTVHEQDMLEADLGWTPLDAMWQAQGFGHDQGFRQKLLLELVPGSGAPTVDGTPVPGGEQIIVSDTGEIRLDRTIPGRERMVVNTPQAKLAIGHTLGAEIDWGNVGLTVDRAGGRNDTYANVTLVALDDTPVDRSDSLLLTVVSTAYGAGWEFVDEELTTVRMGPGPMRVEPTAVTLTLPGDGWALVPLDGSGRPMDVVVADDTADDGQSVLNTAGLESVWFHLVRM comes from the coding sequence TTGTTCGTTGTCGCCGTGCTGCTCGTGGTGCCGGTCTATGCCCAGCACTCGCCGGTCGAGGAAGACTGGTTCGAGTTTGTCATTCCGACATTGGCGGACGCGGGTACGACCGGCACGCCGATCGACCTGTCCGTGCTGAACACCAAGCCGGCGGGCGGCAACGGGTTTCTTCGGTCCGATGATCAGGGCCGGATCGTTGACGGCGCGGGCAACGTCGTGCGGCTCTTCGGCACCAACATCTGCGACTGGCACGCGATGCCGCCCAAGGAACTCGCGCCTCGTATCGCCGATCGACTGGCTCAACTCGGCGTCAACTTCATTCGCCTGCACTACTACGACTGGACTTTCGCACCCGAAGGCATCCTCGCCAAGGACGGCACCACCGCCGATCCCGGGAAGCTCGACCAACTTCACAAGCTCGTCGCCGAACTCAAGTGGGCCGGCATTTACGTCGACATCAACCTCCACGTCGCTCGTCGCATCCCGGGCACGCCCGAGTCCTGGCCGAACGCGATGTCCAAAGGCATCGACCGTGTCGTCCCGGCGCTGATCGAGGACCAGAAGCGGTTTGCCGAGTCGGTGCTGCTGCCGGTCAATCCGTACACCGGCCTCGCGCTCATCGCCGACCCCGCCGTCGCGGTGATCGAGATCAACAACGAAAACTCGCTGATGGCCGGCTGGTGGACCATGCTCGGCGGATTGCCCGCGGAGGTCGGCGAGCCTTTGCGGGTGCGGTGGAACGATTGGATTGCCCGGCGGTACGACGGCACCGAAGCGCTGCGGATGGCTTGGAACACGGGCTTGACGCCGCGGGGCGCGAACGTGTTGCGTAACGGTGATCTTGTTGCCGGCATGGACGGCTGGGATCTTGAGGCGGGTGGTGGAGCGGTCGCGACCGCCGACGTCGCGGACGGCGTGCTTACCTGGGCCGCGACTCAGCCGGGCGCGAACGAGTGGTCTCACCAGTTGCACCAGACGAGCCTGCCCGTCGAACACGGTAAGGACTACGTTCTGCGTTTCCGTGCGCGTCGTGTTGCCGGTGATGGCGATCCCAGGGTCCGGTTGATGCACCAGCAGGCGCCGTGGAACAGCGTGTCGTCGTCGGTCCCGTTGCGACTGACGCGAGCGTGGCAGACGTTCGAGTTGAGTTGGCGGATCGATAACCCGAGCGGCACGCCGGTGCGATTGAGTTTTGACCTTTTGAACCAGCCGATGACGGTCGAACTCGCGGAGATATCGCTGGCTCCGGGGGCGTTGCCCGGGCTGCGCGAGGGCGAATCGCTCGAAGCTCGGAACATCCCGATGCCGGGCGTGAGCGGCAACGGTAATGCACTGGCCGACTTCCGACGTTTCTGCATGGAGCTCGAACTCGAATACACGGCAGAGATGGTGCGCTTCCTGCGCGAAGACCTGGGCGCACAGGCGATGCTTCTCGATACGCAGGTCAACTACGGCGGCGGTGTCGGGCTGGTCCGCGAACGTACGCTCACCGACATCGACGATCTGCATGGCTACCCGACCCACCCGCAAGACGTGACCGGGCCGGACGGCGTGCGCACCTGGCGGGTCGAGCACAAGTCGTTCGTCGGCGAGGCGTTCGAAAACCTGCCGGGCATCGCACGATGGCAAGCACCCGACCGGCCGTTGTTTCTGACCGAGTTCGACATGAATCCCCCGTCGCCTTACTCGGCGGAGATCTACCCGATGCTCGCGGTGATGAGTGCCTATCAGGGCTGGGACGCGATCGGCGAATACGCCTGGCTCAACTTTCAAACCACTTACGAGCCGACCGCCAGCGCCCACCCGTTCCACACGTCGGGCGTAACGCACCAAGTCGCGTTCATGCCGACTGCGGCGCTGCTGTACCGCAACGGGCTTGTCCGCGAGGCGCAGTCATCCGCCACACTGACCGTGCACGAACAAGACATGCTCGAAGCCGACCTCGGCTGGACGCCGCTCGACGCGATGTGGCAAGCGCAAGGCTTCGGGCACGACCAAGGCTTTCGGCAGAAACTCCTTCTCGAACTCGTGCCCGGTAGCGGGGCACCGACCGTCGACGGCACGCCCGTTCCTGGCGGCGAGCAGATCATCGTCAGCGACACCGGCGAGATCCGGCTCGACCGCACTATCCCCGGACGCGAACGCATGGTCGTCAACACCCCGCAGGCGAAACTCGCGATCGGCCACACGCTCGGTGCCGAGATCGACTGGGGTAACGTTGGCCTGACCGTGGATCGGGCCGGCGGACGTAACGACACCTACGCCAACGTCACCCTTGTCGCGCTCGACGACACGCCGGTCGATCGGAGCGACTCGCTGCTGTTGACGGTGGTGTCCACCGCGTACGGGGCGGGTTGGGAGTTTGTCGATGAGGAACTGACGACCGTTCGCATGGGGCCTGGGCCGATGCGTGTCGAACCGACGGCGGTTACGCTGACGCTGCCCGGCGACGGTTGGGCGCTCGTGCCGCTCGACGGCAGCGGGCGGCCGATGGACGTCGTTGTTGCCGATGACACCGCTGATGACGGGCAGAGCGTGTTGAACACTGCGGGACTCGAGTCGGTGTGGTTTCATCTGGTCCGAATGTGA
- the rplL gene encoding 50S ribosomal protein L7/L12: MAEEATKEFDQDIKDLGEKIVGLTLKQAVDLADYLKQEHGIEPAAGGGVMMAAPADGGGEAAEEKTEFDVVLKAAGGNKIAVIKVVRTATGLGLKEAKEMVEGAPKTIKEAASKEDADKLAEELKEAGAEVELK; encoded by the coding sequence ATGGCCGAAGAAGCCACCAAAGAGTTTGATCAAGACATCAAGGACCTCGGCGAGAAGATCGTCGGTCTGACCCTCAAGCAGGCCGTGGATCTCGCGGACTACCTCAAGCAGGAGCACGGCATCGAGCCCGCCGCCGGTGGTGGCGTGATGATGGCCGCCCCGGCCGATGGTGGCGGCGAAGCCGCCGAAGAGAAGACCGAGTTCGACGTCGTCCTCAAGGCCGCCGGCGGCAACAAGATCGCCGTCATCAAGGTCGTTCGCACCGCGACGGGCCTGGGCCTCAAGGAAGCCAAGGAGATGGTCGAAGGCGCGCCCAAGACCATCAAGGAAGCCGCTTCCAAGGAAGACGCCGACAAGCTCGCCGAAGAGCTCAAGGAAGCCGGCGCCGAAGTCGAGCTCAAGTAA
- the rplJ gene encoding 50S ribosomal protein L10, with translation MSKRIKALIESEYHDEFTGIDSVAVVNPRGIPANDTNKLRGKLSEAGVKMRVVKNTLARRAASETSLDGFDTLLDGPSALVYPTDPNVAISAVARALVDAKKEIGTLEFRGVFFDGAIFEGDAGMTQVSKLPTREEAIGNVVTAALSPARNLVGAIAAPGSNVAGILKTIEDKGE, from the coding sequence ATGAGCAAGCGCATCAAAGCACTCATCGAAAGCGAATACCACGACGAGTTCACGGGCATCGACTCGGTCGCCGTCGTCAACCCCCGCGGCATCCCCGCCAACGACACCAACAAGCTCCGCGGCAAGCTCAGCGAAGCCGGCGTCAAGATGCGGGTGGTCAAGAACACTCTCGCCCGCCGGGCCGCCAGCGAAACCAGTCTCGACGGCTTCGACACCCTCCTCGACGGGCCGTCGGCGTTGGTCTACCCGACCGATCCGAACGTCGCCATCTCGGCCGTCGCCCGGGCCCTGGTCGATGCCAAGAAAGAGATCGGCACGCTCGAGTTTCGCGGCGTCTTCTTCGACGGCGCGATCTTCGAGGGCGACGCCGGCATGACGCAGGTCAGCAAGCTGCCGACCCGCGAGGAAGCCATCGGGAACGTCGTCACCGCCGCGCTGAGCCCTGCCCGCAACCTCGTCGGCGCCATCGCCGCACCGGGTAGCAATGTCGCCGGCATCCTCAAGACCATCGAGGACAAAGGCGAGTAA